A genomic segment from Spongiibacter sp. IMCC21906 encodes:
- a CDS encoding STAS domain-containing protein: MIRYAKTEHCLILRFLGEVRYTECAPLNELLNEIFSDTVINSVLIDLTQASSIDSTGLGLLARINNHVADKFHHKTVIFSTHPDINRTLQSMAFDKVFVLINRDPSLPVEDLALPEQNPSDQETAKVVLEAHKNLANLNDTTWLEFSALVKALEKEQKNS; this comes from the coding sequence ATGATCCGCTACGCCAAAACAGAACACTGCTTGATACTGCGCTTTTTGGGGGAGGTCAGATATACCGAATGCGCACCGCTCAATGAGCTGCTAAACGAAATTTTTAGCGATACCGTGATTAATTCGGTACTCATAGACTTAACACAAGCCAGCAGCATAGACAGTACCGGCCTTGGCCTGCTTGCCAGAATCAACAACCACGTTGCAGACAAGTTTCACCATAAAACCGTTATATTCTCCACTCATCCTGATATCAACCGCACTCTACAAAGCATGGCTTTCGATAAGGTGTTTGTACTGATAAACCGCGACCCAAGTTTGCCCGTGGAGGACCTGGCATTGCCTGAGCAAAACCCATCAGACCAAGAAACAGCCAAGGTCGTATTGGAGGCCCACAAAAACCTGGCCAATTTAAACGACACCACTTGGCTAGAGTTTAGTGCCTTAGTCAAAGCGCTAGAAAAAGAACAAAAAAATAGCTAA
- a CDS encoding SpoIIE family protein phosphatase has product MPKGQARLLIIDDDEAVRASLAVWFEQSGFVVSQASGGAQALTCCAAQLPNLILCDLNMPGMTGLELLKQLATAHPKIPVIIVSGKGDMSDVIQALKLGAWDYVTKPITDLEVLEHSIELALERARLLAENQAHQRELEAANKNLSSALLRMRADETAEQELQFQLLPKQGQTYASFQFHYALFPSNTLSGDFIDYFAIDHNHIGFYLADVSGHGIPSALVTVMLKNTMCRFLQDCLQENDSTLLNPSATLEKLNTQFCNDGVNKHLTLFYGVIHTGQSQLRYASAGHYPYAIIGDKTSCRYEGYQSPPLGLFQNTNYPNVEIALSKNAHILLSSDGIFELGEDASLEQREAAFLDSWQHSNRNLSDFIGRQHLSEQRNKPDDITFLLVTR; this is encoded by the coding sequence ATGCCCAAGGGCCAAGCCCGCTTGTTAATTATCGACGATGATGAGGCCGTAAGAGCGTCACTTGCCGTCTGGTTTGAACAAAGTGGTTTTGTCGTTAGCCAAGCTAGCGGTGGGGCCCAGGCGCTGACATGTTGCGCAGCACAACTCCCCAATCTAATCCTTTGCGATCTCAATATGCCCGGTATGACGGGCTTGGAGTTGCTGAAACAGCTGGCTACGGCCCACCCTAAAATTCCGGTGATTATCGTCTCCGGCAAAGGCGACATGAGCGATGTTATCCAGGCCCTTAAACTGGGGGCATGGGATTATGTCACCAAGCCCATCACCGACCTTGAAGTACTGGAACACTCCATTGAACTCGCGCTGGAACGCGCCCGCCTGCTGGCGGAGAATCAAGCCCATCAACGGGAGCTGGAAGCCGCCAACAAAAACCTGTCCTCAGCGCTACTGCGCATGCGTGCCGACGAAACCGCGGAGCAAGAACTGCAGTTTCAGCTACTTCCCAAACAGGGCCAAACCTACGCCTCATTTCAGTTTCACTACGCGCTCTTTCCATCCAACACCCTGAGCGGCGATTTTATAGACTACTTCGCAATAGACCATAATCACATCGGCTTTTATTTGGCCGACGTGTCGGGACACGGCATACCCTCTGCGCTTGTCACCGTTATGCTAAAAAATACAATGTGTCGTTTTTTACAAGATTGCCTGCAAGAAAATGACTCTACACTGTTAAACCCCAGCGCCACACTTGAAAAGCTAAATACGCAATTCTGTAACGACGGTGTAAACAAACACCTGACCCTATTTTATGGCGTGATACATACCGGCCAATCTCAGCTGCGTTATGCCAGCGCAGGACACTATCCCTACGCGATTATTGGTGACAAAACATCCTGTCGCTATGAGGGCTACCAAAGCCCACCACTGGGTTTGTTTCAAAATACAAACTACCCTAATGTCGAGATTGCACTCAGCAAAAACGCCCACATTTTACTCAGCTCCGATGGCATATTTGAGCTTGGGGAAGACGCAAGCTTAGAACAGCGAGAGGCCGCATTTTTAGATAGCTGGCAACACAGCAACCGTAACTTATCTGATTTTATTGGTCGCCAACACCTTAGCGAGCAGCGCAACAAACCCGACGACATCACCTTTTTGTTGGTAACGAGGTAA
- the thiE gene encoding thiamine phosphate synthase yields the protein MATHSKPIVWSIAGSDSGGGAGIQADLATFHDFGVHGCTVITAITAQNSFTVGHVSTTPRRALAAQINALDSDLQADAIKLGMLGGVDVVKMVAKYLEDYPGFVVCDPVMVSTSGGELMESGVAEVLIEQLLPRADLLTPNLSEAEALLNRKIDGLEEVERAAADIVALGARSVLITGGHLSARNNQRHDYWTDGLNGFWLSGQNIDTLNTHGTGCTLSSAIAALMARDFDLKDALVLAKAYVSQGLRMSVQLGGGPGPVAHVGWPQRLADFPGVSRRLPAAGKVLAFPACDGPLGLYPVVDSAEWIARLLKCGVKTIQLRVKEVSGSDLEKEITEAVALGQQYNARVFINDYWQQAVAAGAYGVHLGQEDLDGTDLHAIAEAGLRLGVSTHSYHEVARAHGIRPSYIAIGPIYPTTSKQMPFSPQGVAKLQRWVNILAPHYTLTAIGGIDVKRADAVLATGVGSAAMISAITQAEDPEAVVASLLALHEHHQQ from the coding sequence ATGGCAACGCACAGTAAACCGATAGTTTGGAGCATCGCCGGTTCAGATTCTGGCGGTGGTGCCGGAATACAGGCTGACTTGGCTACATTTCATGATTTTGGCGTTCATGGCTGCACGGTTATCACTGCCATTACCGCACAAAACAGTTTTACGGTCGGCCATGTGTCAACGACACCTCGCCGCGCTTTGGCCGCGCAAATTAATGCACTGGATAGCGACTTACAGGCCGATGCGATAAAGCTGGGCATGCTGGGCGGTGTCGATGTTGTAAAAATGGTAGCAAAGTATCTGGAAGATTACCCCGGATTTGTCGTCTGTGATCCGGTGATGGTCTCGACCAGTGGTGGCGAGCTGATGGAATCGGGTGTGGCGGAGGTGCTGATTGAGCAGTTATTGCCCCGGGCCGATTTATTGACCCCGAATCTGAGTGAGGCAGAAGCACTGCTGAACCGGAAAATAGACGGTCTTGAGGAGGTGGAGCGAGCGGCGGCTGATATTGTTGCCTTGGGCGCCCGGTCGGTATTAATAACCGGCGGCCACCTCAGTGCTCGCAATAACCAGCGTCATGATTACTGGACCGACGGTCTCAATGGTTTTTGGCTCAGCGGCCAAAACATCGACACCCTCAATACCCATGGCACGGGTTGTACGCTGTCGTCGGCGATTGCGGCCTTGATGGCTCGGGACTTCGATTTGAAAGATGCACTGGTGTTGGCTAAGGCTTACGTCAGCCAGGGTTTGCGGATGTCGGTCCAGTTGGGCGGTGGCCCTGGTCCGGTTGCGCATGTGGGTTGGCCCCAGCGGTTGGCGGATTTTCCCGGTGTCAGCCGACGTTTGCCCGCGGCGGGAAAGGTGTTGGCATTTCCCGCTTGTGATGGACCGCTAGGTTTGTACCCGGTAGTAGACAGCGCGGAATGGATAGCTCGCTTGTTGAAATGCGGTGTTAAAACCATCCAGTTGCGGGTCAAGGAAGTAAGCGGTTCTGATTTGGAGAAAGAAATTACTGAGGCCGTTGCGCTAGGCCAGCAATACAACGCCAGGGTTTTTATTAATGACTATTGGCAGCAGGCGGTGGCGGCGGGCGCTTATGGTGTCCATCTTGGTCAGGAGGATCTAGACGGCACTGATCTCCATGCCATCGCGGAGGCGGGCTTGCGCTTAGGTGTGAGTACCCATAGTTATCATGAAGTGGCGAGAGCTCACGGCATTCGCCCCAGCTATATTGCCATTGGCCCGATTTATCCAACTACCAGCAAGCAGATGCCCTTTAGCCCCCAGGGCGTGGCAAAGTTGCAGCGCTGGGTAAATATCTTGGCACCGCACTACACCTTGACTGCCATTGGCGGCATTGATGTTAAGCGGGCAGACGCGGTATTGGCTACGGGTGTGGGCAGTGCCGCGATGATCAGCGCGATAACCCAGGCGGAGGATCCAGAAGCTGTTGTGGCAAGCTTGCTGGCGTTGCATGAGCATCATCAGCAGTGA
- a CDS encoding TIGR02281 family clan AA aspartic protease: MSAQALAAGPAIVVRGLFKNAVLLEVDGEQRFIKVGDTDGHGITLLSADSKQAIVEMDGQREVLTLNARVGGRYSAPVAHSVTLHRNLRKEYRAAVQINGRSMEAIVDTGANLVALSGRHAEALGLDYKAGRPTVVATASGHVKGFLLSLDKLAMAGIIRHHVPAVVVEGGFPKDVLLGMSFLEQLNMREEENILTLSPRY, encoded by the coding sequence ATGAGCGCCCAAGCCTTGGCGGCCGGGCCTGCTATTGTAGTGCGTGGACTATTTAAAAACGCGGTGCTGCTGGAGGTTGATGGCGAACAGCGTTTTATAAAGGTGGGTGACACTGATGGCCACGGTATTACGCTCCTCAGTGCAGACAGTAAACAGGCGATTGTTGAAATGGATGGTCAGCGTGAAGTCTTAACATTGAATGCCCGGGTGGGTGGTCGCTACTCAGCGCCTGTGGCGCATTCTGTTACCTTGCATCGCAATTTGCGTAAGGAGTATCGGGCAGCAGTGCAGATTAATGGTCGAAGTATGGAAGCGATAGTCGATACTGGCGCAAATCTAGTGGCGCTGAGTGGCCGCCATGCCGAGGCCCTGGGCCTGGATTATAAAGCGGGGCGACCAACGGTAGTGGCAACTGCATCCGGACATGTGAAGGGATTTCTGTTAAGTCTGGATAAGCTGGCAATGGCCGGTATTATTCGTCATCACGTACCTGCGGTGGTAGTGGAGGGAGGTTTTCCCAAGGATGTGTTGCTGGGGATGAGTTTCTTGGAGCAACTGAATATGCGCGAAGAAGAAAACATTCTCACCTTGAGTCCTCGCTATTAA
- the ribA gene encoding GTP cyclohydrolase II, which yields MAVRFVESSKLPTPWGIFDIHGFEDVENSKEHVVLTLGDVGSGEPVLARVHSECLTGDSLFSMRCDCGSQLRGALERIAEEGRGALFYLRQEGRGIGLLNKIRAYKLQDAGADTVEANERLGFGADMRDYSLLKTMCEELAISKVRLMTNNPRKINALTDQGIEVVERLPLQTGQNPHNAKYLATKSGKLGHLF from the coding sequence GTGGCGGTACGGTTTGTAGAATCCTCAAAGCTCCCCACCCCTTGGGGGATATTTGATATCCACGGATTTGAGGATGTAGAAAATAGCAAAGAGCATGTAGTGCTTACCCTGGGTGACGTGGGTAGTGGCGAGCCTGTATTGGCGCGGGTGCATTCTGAGTGCCTTACGGGTGATTCACTGTTTAGTATGCGCTGTGATTGTGGCTCGCAGCTGCGTGGTGCCTTGGAACGGATTGCTGAAGAAGGGCGCGGTGCGCTGTTTTATTTGCGTCAAGAAGGTCGGGGTATTGGCCTGCTGAATAAAATTCGTGCGTATAAACTCCAAGATGCCGGGGCGGATACCGTAGAGGCCAACGAGCGTTTAGGCTTTGGCGCGGATATGCGGGATTACAGCCTACTTAAAACCATGTGCGAAGAGCTGGCCATTAGCAAAGTGCGGTTGATGACCAATAACCCCCGCAAAATCAATGCGCTGACGGATCAGGGGATTGAGGTGGTTGAGCGCTTGCCGCTGCAGACCGGGCAAAACCCGCATAATGCTAAATATCTAGCCACCAAATCCGGCAAGCTGGGTCATCTGTTTTAA
- a CDS encoding mitochondrial fission ELM1 family protein — MSPLRILVLYDGKAGHLSQSLGLAQLINRFSENRQVFVEKAQFSPRLKLLNRPLRSCSTSTHKPLLSLLPLAYRRKRPFPSRPDLLISFGGDVLALNIALSEYWGIPNIVIGNRYHIPKERISAHLTLQGEEGNPRAIASTIVLNRIQVEHCRREAEKAFAGVNRRLWTLLIGGTGSGYQYTTSDWHQLAQAAEAIAKRYGIRWLISNSRRSGIEVGKILLSHLSPKHCQQFVDVNDDQGPNIKALLGRGERIFCTEDSLSMVSEAVSMNKPVISLRPEQAQATPTHGAALAHLQQMGLLQSWDIARFNDYRVSPWQAVKSYDAHLLAIYQQLQETGVIPASQGTPVPHTALA, encoded by the coding sequence ATGTCACCACTGCGAATTCTTGTTCTTTACGACGGCAAAGCCGGACACCTGAGCCAATCTCTTGGTTTAGCGCAGCTAATCAACCGCTTTAGCGAAAATCGCCAGGTTTTTGTCGAAAAAGCGCAATTTAGCCCCCGCTTAAAACTGCTTAATCGGCCACTGCGAAGCTGCTCAACCTCAACCCACAAACCGCTGCTGTCGTTACTGCCACTGGCCTATCGACGCAAACGCCCATTTCCTTCACGTCCGGATTTGCTGATTTCCTTTGGCGGCGACGTGCTCGCCCTCAATATTGCCCTCAGCGAGTATTGGGGCATTCCCAATATTGTAATCGGTAACCGCTACCACATTCCCAAAGAACGCATCTCAGCGCATCTCACCTTGCAAGGCGAAGAAGGCAACCCCCGCGCGATTGCTTCCACCATCGTTCTCAATCGGATACAAGTTGAACACTGCCGACGTGAAGCGGAAAAAGCATTCGCTGGCGTAAACCGTCGTTTATGGACACTGTTAATAGGCGGAACCGGTAGCGGCTATCAATACACGACCAGCGACTGGCATCAATTGGCTCAAGCCGCAGAAGCTATCGCCAAACGCTACGGCATTCGCTGGTTAATCAGCAATTCCAGACGCAGCGGGATAGAAGTGGGCAAGATATTGTTGAGCCACCTGAGCCCAAAGCATTGCCAGCAGTTTGTTGACGTGAACGACGACCAGGGACCAAACATTAAAGCCTTGCTCGGCCGTGGCGAGCGCATATTCTGTACTGAAGACAGCTTGAGCATGGTATCGGAAGCGGTCAGCATGAATAAGCCTGTGATCAGTTTGCGCCCCGAACAAGCTCAAGCTACTCCAACCCACGGCGCCGCATTGGCTCACTTGCAGCAAATGGGCTTATTGCAGAGCTGGGATATTGCCCGGTTTAACGACTATCGCGTCTCACCCTGGCAAGCAGTAAAAAGCTATGACGCTCATTTACTCGCGATATACCAACAATTGCAGGAAACCGGCGTCATACCGGCATCGCAAGGTACCCCGGTCCCGCATACGGCCTTGGCATAG